The following coding sequences are from one Zalophus californianus isolate mZalCal1 chromosome 15, mZalCal1.pri.v2, whole genome shotgun sequence window:
- the RBP4 gene encoding retinol-binding protein 4 gives MAWVWALVLLAVLGSARAERDCRVSSFRVKENFDKARFSGTWYAMAKKDPEGLFLQDNIVAEFSVDENGHMSATAKGRVRLLNNWEVCADMVGTFTDTEDPAKFKMKYWGIASFLQKGNDDHWIIDTDYDTYAVQYSCRLLNLDGTCADSYSFVFARNPNGLPLDAQKIVRQRQEELCLARQYRLIVHNGYCDGRSEQTIL, from the exons ATGGCGTGGGTATGGGCGCTTGTGCTGCTGGCCGTGCTGGGCAGCGCCCGGGCGGAGCGCGACTGCCGGGTGAGCAGCTTCCGAGTCAAGGAGAACTTCGACAAGGCTCGC TTCTCCGGGACCTGGTACGCCATGGCCAAGAAGGACCCCGAGGGCCTCTTCCTGCAGGACAACATCGTCGCTGAGTTCTCTGTGGATGAGAATGGCCACATGAGCGCCACGGCCAAGGGCCGAGTCCGTCTTTTGAA TAACTGGGAAGTGTGCGCAGACATGGTGGGCACCTTCACAGACACGGAGGACCCCGCTAAATTCAAGATGAAGTATTGGGGCATAGCgtcctttctccagaaaggaa atgatGACCACTGGATCATCGACACGGACTATGACACCTACGCTGTGCAGTACTCCTGCCGCCTCCTGAACCTCGACGGCACCTGTGCCGACAGCTACTCCTTCGTGTTTGCCCGCAACCCCAACGGCCTTCCCCTGGATGCACAGAAGATCGTgcggcagaggcaggaggagctGTGCCTGGCCAGGCAGTACAGGCTGATCGTTCACAACG GTTACTGTGACGGCAGATCAGAACAAACCATTTTGTAG